In Rhipicephalus microplus isolate Deutch F79 chromosome 7, USDA_Rmic, whole genome shotgun sequence, one genomic interval encodes:
- the LOC142767316 gene encoding uncharacterized protein LOC142767316 codes for MPWIVALQHNRSLRKLYISVFGMSEAQFRNLLSVIAEGETLRKVVIQDSQWDLNHGMLSRVIRELGMCDRISFMCLEIVPWKIPELSKVPEVSCVKLERLEVTLDALHPLEALMEYANMFYRPGTLTAITIGCMLLTQQPALEKVLLLLAKSSALTHVVINVYNHSWWHLCGQCVDLFDRVVSALATNPRITEMWLPFFPLESTHLDTLCDSACEHRSLTAVKFRSHYRRWSQPSADFSAAVMRLRDAVRQNASRMSAAVEYVRGEITADGARAVEELLDHPQLLERVRDEARVTDARAEEMVKAARKSVRNMDIHRFLWLTGVVSQRRASRHDPDAKAFHILDLPVDCWLHIRQFLKLKDVASG; via the exons ATGCCGTGGATTGTCGCCCTGCAGCACAACCGCAGTTTGAGGAAGCTCTACATTTCCGTATTCGGCATGAGCGAGGCGCAGTTCCGAAATTTGCTGAGCGTTATCGCGGAAGGAGAGACGTTGAGGAAGGTAGTGATCCAAGATTCCCAGTGGGACCTGAATCATGGAATGCTTTCCAGGGTGATACGAGAGCTCGGAATGTGCGATCGCATTAGCTTCATGTGTCTTGAAATCGTCCCCTGGAAAATTCCAGAACTCTCAAAAGTTCCGGAAGTTTCGTGCGTGAAGCTCGAAAGGCTCGAAGTGACGCTGGACGCCTTGCACCCCTTGGAGGCGCTGATGGAGTACGCCAACATGTTCTATCGACCCGGAACACTGACGGCAATAACTATTGGCTGTATGCTGTTGACACAACAGCCTGCCTTGGAAAAGGTGCTATTGTTGCTGGCCAAATCGTCAGCGTTGACGCATGTGGTAATCAACGTCTACAATCACTCGTGGTGGCACCTCTGTGGCCAATGCGTTGACCTGTTCGACCGCGTGGTGTCGGCACTGGCGACAAACCCCCGCATCACCGAGATGTGGCTGCCTTTCTTCCCGTTGGAATCAACACACCTGGACACTCTGTGCGACAGCGCCTGCGAGCACCGAAGCCTCACCGCGGTCAAGTTTCGTTCCCACTACAGGCGGTGGAGTCAGCCATCGGcagacttctcagcagctgtCATGCGG TTACGAGACGCGGTGCGCCAGAATGCCTCTCGCATGAGTGCCGCAGTGGAGTACGTCCGGGGCGAAATCACCGCTGATGGAGCGAGAGCCGTAGAAGAACTGCTCGACCATCCGCAGCTGTTGGAACGAGTCCGTGACGAGGCCAGGGTGACCGACGCCAGAGCCGAGGAGATGGTCAAGGCCGCCAGGAAGAGTGTACGGAACATGGACATCCACCGTTTCCTGTGGCTAACCGGCGTGGTCAGCCAGAGGCGAGCCTCGCGTCACGACCCCGACGCCAAAGCTTTCCACATCCTGGACTTGCCGGTGGACTGCTGGCTACACATCCGCCAGTTTCTCAAGCTTAAGGACGTCGCCTCCGGTTGA